The Drosophila sulfurigaster albostrigata strain 15112-1811.04 chromosome 3, ASM2355843v2, whole genome shotgun sequence genomic sequence GTTTGTATGGCTCCCCTGCcaccctctctctcactcaggGTAGTTGTCTCGCTCTGACTGCCGCTGTGGGTGAGTAATAAATTTAGTCTGGCGTCTGTTCGATTttgtttgaaatgcaaatgaagttTTGTAATCGAACCGCGTTCGCCTTATCAGTTAGCGCCTTTCTCAGTGATTACAATTGCATCATACCTCGACATGTGTACTTACATATTTATGGCAATGATCGTGATCATGATTgtaagcaaacaaatgaaaacactTTCACTATCAATATTCAGCCTGCACTTAATCTGCGAACGCtcttcattcattcagtcgAAGATGTCGTtccagctgttgctgttattgctgctgctcagtaGCTTCCAGGCTCACTGTTACTATCACGAATATCTTTACTGGGAATTGAATGACCCACCTCCCATTTGCTCCGAGTACGAGATGCTCATAGTGAACACGCATCAATGCGTGCGTCGCTGTAATATAGTGTGTGTGCGCGGAATTTGCTTTGAGGATGGTCCATGTCCCTGCGACAATCAGTATCAGAGTGCATTTCAAGATGGCGTTGCTTGTGCCGCTGAATGTGTGCCAGGTTGTCTGGAAGCAGGTGGCTATTGTGCCGGTCCCGAGCTGTGCATTTGTCGCAAGAGCAAACATTATTACTACGATGCAGTGGCGCGACGCTGTCGCCATCGTTTGCCGCGTCTGCTTGATTTGTGCGGCGGGTAAGCAACAGTTGTGACGTCACAGCTTCATAGTACATTTGCCCTTTCTTACTTCCAGTCGCTGCATCCATGGAAGCTGCTCGTTCGATGGCCGCTGCATTTGCGCGCAGGGTTACGAAATGCGTGCGACGCTGCTGCATGGCCCACAATGCACGCCCATCTGTGATCAGTGAGTACGCTGCGTGCCCTCATAGTTTTCCACTGTAATTGTTCTCTCCTACAGCGATTGTGGTCCCAGGGCATATTGCTTTGCGCCTAACTTGTGCGCTTGCCGGCACAAAGACTTTCACTACGCTTACAATGGCAACTGCACCAAGGACTATTgaccttttgtttttgcacatTCCAGTCTATTTTAAGCATTACATtacgaattttatttattgcctttGGACTAATTAGTAAGCTACtgtaaatatatactaattaATAGACAGCCGGCTAT encodes the following:
- the LOC133843149 gene encoding epidermal growth factor-like protein; this encodes MCTYIFMAMIVIMIVSKQMKTLSLSIFSLHLICERSSFIQSKMSFQLLLLLLLLSSFQAHCYYHEYLYWELNDPPPICSEYEMLIVNTHQCVRRCNIVCVRGICFEDGPCPCDNQYQSAFQDGVACAAECVPGCLEAGGYCAGPELCICRKSKHYYYDAVARRCRHRLPRLLDLCGGRCIHGSCSFDGRCICAQGYEMRATLLHGPQCTPICDHDCGPRAYCFAPNLCACRHKDFHYAYNGNCTKDY